The DNA segment GCCAGCTGTGCTTCTGCGTGACTGTCTGCTACCAGAGGGCCCCGGGATCCCCATCAGTGGCACTTTCCCATCCCATCTACCCCCAGCAGACCCATCCACACGTTTCCACCAAGGAATCCTGCTCTGTAATGACCCCAAAGCACCAAAGTTTGAGCTTTAGTGTCTTGTAGGATCTCAAGCCTGGCTCCTGGGATGCTCCCAAGCATCCAGACATGCCTTCTTCCTGTCTTAAAACCCAGGCTTGGCTACAGCCTGTTGTGGTTCTCCTTTCCTTTGGGAAAGAaagggagcaggaagggaaggTAGCACCTGTTTCACTCTGGGAGCACAAAATTAATGCTGGCTCCACTCCCAGCCCTGGTGGGACTCACTTCTAATGATTACAAAATTACTTCCCTTGGTGACAAGCTTGCACATACAGGCAGAAGATGTGAATGGCTTGAAGTGCTCCAGGGGGCATGATGCTGCTGGGATGGATGAAAAGTGGCTCTTTGGTGGGGAGAATCCAGGGCAAAGTCAGGGGACTCATGCCCTCCCCTTCTTTACTTGGTGttttgattctgtgtttctgcctGAACCCTTGTGAATGCATGGGACACAGGATGTGGTCACAGCCCTTCGGATGAGGCATCCTGGGAATGGGTTTCCATTCCCAGTAACCATCCACCTCCGTGCTCACACCCAGGTGTTGTTGCATAGGACTGGAGACCTCTAACAGTGAGgtgggtgctgcctgcctgcatctCTAGCTCCACCACCCTGCCCTCTTGCCACAGAAATCTGGGATAACTCTGACAGCCCAGCCCAGATGTCTCCAGCCCAGCAGTATCTCCTTCACCCCCGTCTTTGGATGGCTGCTTTATTGCTCTGCCACTCCTCGCACCTCCACTGTGAATGCCCAGCTCCTGGAACTGAAATGACACAGTGTGGTCCCCAGGACCACTACCCCAGACCCTGCCTGGCTTCTAAGCCTCTGCAAGATGACAGAGCACCTCAGGTCCTGCCACCCCATCGTCTTGTCATCCTGTTGTCCTGCCATTCCATTCTCCTGCCACCCTATTCTCCTCCTGACACTGGGGATACAGGGAGTGGTTCTCCCAGTTCTCCAAGGTATGTTCAGATTAAGGTTGTGGCAGAGATGGGGTCTCCCAAGCTTCAGAAGGAGCTGAGCTTTGATCTCAGCAGTTGAGGTCTGGGCAGTGGAGCAGGAGGGAGACTTACAAAGGGACAGAAATGGGGGTGCTCAGCAGCTGAGGTCTGGGCAGTGGAGCAGGAGGGAGACTTACAAAGGGACAGaaatgggggtgctggggagaggGACCCCATGCCAGGGGACAGGCGATTGCACTCACCGTAAATGGCAGGGAGCAGATGACAAAGGTGATGGTCatgatggagaggagaagaaggtgGTCAATCTCCTCGGCCATGGAGAACATGCGGCGgccacagcccccagccacCCGGGGCTGCTCGGTCACAGCCAGCCGGCGAGTCCTCTGCCCACGACGGTGCATGCGGGCCAGGTTGGCAATCACGCTAAGGTTGCAGAGCAGCACGGAGAggatgaggaagagcagcaaggtgGCATAGAGAAGTGAGAAGGTGACGTCCAATCCGGACATCTCCCTGGTGCCGTTTTGCTGGAGGTAGTCCGGGCGCATCTGGATGAAGCACCAAGTGCCAGGGCAATACTGCACATACCTCCCGAAGCCCACCAGCGGCAAGGAGCAGAAGGCTGCTGAGAAGGTGTAGATGGCAGGCAGGGCAACCAAGCCCGTGCGGGGGCTGAGGAAGCGCTCGTAGAAGTAAGGCCACCCCAGGGCCAGACATCGCTCCAGCGCCATGGCGAAGAGGATGAGCATGGTGGCGAGGCCAAAGAAGCTCATGGCAAAGCCAAAGTAGAGGCAGATGTGTCCTCCGTGCGCCAGGGCAGTCAAGGTACGGTTATGGTGGTAGGAAGCCAGGACGAAAGGGCTGACAGAGCAGGTGCCCAGAAGATCGGTGACCACCAGAGCCAGCACCAGGACGTGGAAAAGGGAAGGTGGGCGAGCTCGCGGACCACGGCGACAACGCAGCAGCAAGCCCAGGGCCAAGAGGTTGCCCAAGAGTCCGGCGGAGAACATGAAGGCGCTGATCAGCGGGCGAGCCCCGGCCGGTAAGGTTTCACTGCGGTCGTAcagcccctgccctgtcccGTTcatcccgccgccgccgcctcccgactgcgccgccgccgccggtaCCGCCCTCCGTGGTTGACCTCCCTCCGCCAAAAGAGAAAACCAACCCACCGCCGGTACCGCCCTCTGTGGTTAACCCCCCGCCAAAAACACAACCCACCCCTGCCCCGCCCGCCTCCACCGAGCCCGCCCCGGGAGGCCACGGGGATgggcgggcggcggcggtgCCGGGCTGGGAGTCCCGGTATCCGTCCAGGAACCGCGGTGTCGGGCTGCGAGTCCCTCAATGGGTAGCCCCCGCGCCGGGCCGTGGGTCCTGGTGATGCTCCGGGAGCCCAGTGTCGGGCTCGGAGCCATTTGATGGGCAGTGCCGGTGTCGGCCTAGGAGTCCCGGTGTCGGTCCAGGAGCCCAGGTACCGGACTGGGAGCCCCTCAATGGGCAGCGCTTTTGCCGGGCTAGGATTCCCGGTATCAGTCCAGCAGCCCCGGTACTGGGCTGGGAGTCCCGATGATATTCCGGTCCCTCGCACGACCAGGCAGAGGCCAGTCAGAGAGTGCCTGTAACCGGGACGGGAGCCCCGGTGTCTGTCCGGGAGCCTCAAGGCACCGTTAGCCCTCGTACTGGTCCGGGAGCCGCGGCgctgggctgggagcacctTGATGGGCAGCGCTGGTGCCGGGCTGCGAGTCCCGATATTGGTCCGGGACCGCCGCTACTGAGCTGGAAGCCCCGTAGTGATGCTCCAGAAGCCCCGCGCAAGGCCAGCCGTAAGCCAGCCAGAAAGTGCCGACACCGGGACGGGAGCCCTAGTACGTGTCTGGAATCTCAGAGCCACCGTCAGCCCCTGTGGGAGTCTGGAAGCCCCTCCCACAGtcagccccagtgctgagctgggagTTCCAGTACTGGTCCAGGATCCCCAGTGCCGACCTGGGaccccctctctgggcagccttagTGCACATTTAGGAATTCCAGTATTGGTCCAGGAGCCCCACAGTGCCAGTCTAGGAGTCCTGGTACCAGTCCAGAAGCCCCAGCGTTGGTCTGCCAGTGTTGGGCTGGGAACCCCCTGACCAGCAGCCCTGGTGGTGGTCTGTGAGTCCCAGTACTGGTCTGGGAgctccagtgctgctccaggagcTCTGAGGCATGGCAAGTCCTGGTGCCAGTCCAGGAACCATTCATATGACCAGCCTTCATCCAGTTCAAGAGTCCCACCGCCAGGCGGGAGTCCTGGTGCCAGAGGTCCAGGAGCCTCAGGGTACCACCAGTCCCACTGCTGGTGTGGGGAGCCCCTTGCTTGGCCAGCCCCAGTGCCAAGCTGGAAATCCCAGTGCCAGTCTGGGATCCCTGCTGTTGCTCCAGTAGCCCCACACATGGCCAGCCCCTGGCCAGTCCAAGAATCCCAGTACTGGTCTAGGAGTTCTGGTGAAGCTCTGGGAGCTCCATGGCATGGGAAGTTCCAGTTGCAGGCTGGGAATCCCTCAACCTGGTGCTGGCTTTGAAGTCCCAGTACTGGTCTGGAAGCTCTGGGTTGGGAGTCCCTTTGTTGCTCCAGGAATGCTGGGCTGGGATGCTGGCACAGGAAGCTCTCACTGTTGCATAGTTTCCCCAGTCATGACCCTGACCTTCTCCCCATCTTGCTGAGAGCAAAGCTTTTACCCTTGACTTCCAAACTGGGATCTGGAGGCCAGGCAGGACTCAGATGCCCTGCTTCATCCATGACCTAACAGAAAACTGTCCTTTCAAAGAGCTCTGGTCGTCCCCCCACAACCCCTGGTGAAATGATGCTTCACTGATCATCTCCAGCATGGACACAGCAGGTTGCTGCTGCATTTGGGTTGCTGTTTTTAAGACCTTGCTTTTGTAACAGGAACTTCGTAAAGGAAATAACGGTGTAGGGCAACCTTCAGGGCTGGGTGAGCTGTGGTTTGTGACAGCACCTCCATTTCCAACCAGCTTCTCTTACTTCTTGCTTTGGTTTCTTCTGTCACACAGCTCAAAGATTACTTTAGCATCTTGAGTAGGACATGAGCCCCAACCCCCTCCATTTCCACAGCCAAAGCCATGGGGGCAATGGAGGGGGTAATATTTTAGCTAACTCCCAGACTAACCCTCCATG comes from the Indicator indicator isolate 239-I01 chromosome 4, UM_Iind_1.1, whole genome shotgun sequence genome and includes:
- the PTGER2 gene encoding prostaglandin E2 receptor EP2 subtype: MNGTGQGLYDRSETLPAGARPLISAFMFSAGLLGNLLALGLLLRCRRGPRARPPSLFHVLVLALVVTDLLGTCSVSPFVLASYHHNRTLTALAHGGHICLYFGFAMSFFGLATMLILFAMALERCLALGWPYFYERFLSPRTGLVALPAIYTFSAAFCSLPLVGFGRYVQYCPGTWCFIQMRPDYLQQNGTREMSGLDVTFSLLYATLLLFLILSVLLCNLSVIANLARMHRRGQRTRRLAVTEQPRVAGGCGRRMFSMAEEIDHLLLLSIMTITFVICSLPFTIRAYMNKFSKENNDAWDLLALRFLSINSIIDPWVFAILRPPVLRFMRSVLCCQVTPMSQDRRTSSPAKTKLSVQLDSCRQ